One stretch of Desulfovibrio sp. JC022 DNA includes these proteins:
- a CDS encoding D-amino-acid transaminase, protein MSRTVFVNGAYVPEEEAKVSVFDRGFLFADGIYEVTAVVDGKICEWEGHVARLERSLGEIGMAMPMSADELLEVHREIVKRNNLEEGAIYLQVTRGATDRDFVMPEGLEQTVVLFTQAKTLTAEKSGLRVISVPDIRWGRRDIKTVQLLAASLVKTEAKKKGKDDAWMVEDGFVTEGSSNNTYIVTKEGKIITRNLTNSILPGITRKSVLRLADEMKMEVEERPFTIEEAQHAVEAFMTAATSFVTPVIEVDGVQLGDGTPGLVTKRLSEVYIEESRKASC, encoded by the coding sequence ATGAGTCGTACTGTATTTGTTAATGGTGCTTACGTGCCTGAAGAAGAGGCAAAGGTTTCTGTTTTTGACCGTGGTTTTCTGTTCGCGGACGGTATTTACGAAGTTACCGCCGTAGTGGATGGCAAGATCTGTGAATGGGAAGGCCATGTGGCCCGTCTTGAGCGTTCCCTTGGTGAAATCGGCATGGCTATGCCCATGAGTGCTGATGAGCTTCTTGAAGTTCATCGCGAGATAGTCAAACGCAACAACCTCGAAGAGGGTGCGATTTACCTTCAGGTTACCCGCGGTGCCACTGATCGTGATTTTGTCATGCCTGAAGGGCTTGAGCAGACTGTGGTGCTCTTTACTCAAGCTAAGACTCTCACTGCTGAGAAATCCGGTCTGCGCGTAATTTCTGTTCCTGACATCCGTTGGGGGCGTCGTGATATCAAGACCGTGCAGCTTCTGGCTGCTTCTTTGGTTAAGACCGAAGCCAAGAAGAAAGGTAAGGATGATGCATGGATGGTGGAAGACGGTTTTGTTACCGAAGGTTCTTCTAACAATACCTACATTGTTACTAAAGAAGGGAAGATTATTACCCGCAACCTTACCAATTCCATTCTTCCGGGCATTACCCGTAAGTCCGTGCTTCGTCTTGCTGACGAAATGAAGATGGAAGTCGAAGAGCGTCCTTTTACTATTGAAGAAGCTCAGCATGCAGTGGAAGCTTTTATGACCGCGGCAACTTCTTTTGTTACTCCGGTTATTGAAGTAGACGGAGTTCAGCTTGGCGATGGCACCCCCGGCCTTGTCACCAAGCGTCTCAGCGAAGTTTATATTGAGGAAAGCCGCAAAGCTTCCTGTTAA
- the dgcA gene encoding N-acetyl-D-Glu racemase DgcA: MKISVTKDVFPLAQVFTIARGSRTEAVVLRVEIEEDGFIGRGECVPYARYNETVESVTAQIEGLKTPFTHEELQSALSAGAARNAVDCALWDLEAKKAGISVWKLAGISEPTPEITAYTLSLGTPEAMEKQAAENAARPLLKTKLGGGIEDIARIEAVRRGAPDARIIVDANEGWTADIYREMAPVLVRLGVEMVEQPLPASDDDALLEIERVLPVCADESCHDRESLPSLKGKYDMINIKLDKTGGLTEALKLREATLAEGYQVMVGCMVGSSLAMAPAVLVAGGAAVVDLDGPLLLAEDRESPLEYDDKFVFPPQSSLWG; encoded by the coding sequence ATGAAGATTTCGGTTACAAAAGACGTTTTCCCGCTGGCACAGGTTTTCACCATTGCTCGCGGATCGCGGACTGAAGCTGTTGTGCTGCGGGTTGAGATTGAGGAAGATGGTTTCATCGGGCGCGGGGAATGCGTTCCCTATGCCCGTTACAACGAAACCGTTGAATCGGTTACTGCCCAGATTGAAGGTTTGAAGACTCCGTTTACCCATGAGGAATTGCAATCCGCTTTGTCTGCCGGGGCGGCGCGTAACGCTGTAGATTGCGCGCTTTGGGATCTTGAGGCTAAAAAAGCCGGGATTTCCGTTTGGAAGCTTGCCGGAATCAGTGAGCCTACCCCGGAAATAACAGCATATACCCTTTCCCTTGGCACCCCGGAAGCAATGGAAAAACAGGCTGCTGAGAATGCCGCCCGTCCTTTGCTTAAAACCAAGCTGGGCGGGGGAATTGAAGATATTGCCCGCATTGAGGCGGTGCGCAGGGGAGCACCTGATGCCCGCATAATCGTGGACGCCAATGAGGGCTGGACCGCAGATATTTATCGTGAAATGGCTCCGGTCCTGGTTCGTCTCGGCGTGGAAATGGTTGAACAGCCGCTTCCTGCTTCAGACGATGATGCTTTGCTGGAGATCGAAAGAGTCCTTCCTGTCTGTGCTGATGAGTCCTGTCATGATCGCGAATCCCTGCCTTCCTTGAAAGGCAAGTATGATATGATCAACATCAAGCTGGATAAAACCGGCGGTCTGACCGAAGCTTTGAAACTTCGCGAGGCTACTTTGGCTGAAGGGTATCAGGTTATGGTCGGATGCATGGTCGGTTCTTCATTGGCTATGGCTCCAGCTGTGCTGGTGGCCGGCGGTGCCGCAGTCGTAGACCTTGACGGGCCTTTGCTTTTGGCCGAAGACAGGGAATCTCCTCTGGAATACGATGACAAATTTGTCTTTCCCCCGCAGAGTTCTTTGTGGGGTTAG
- the dgcN gene encoding N-acetyltransferase DgcN, whose translation MFEAPYLLFLGDAPDALAAKMAQGIYDWRPEAVAGQLRMEDCGADLGIKDLSIKEAAAAGAKTLVIGVVNRGGVISEGWKSILVEALEAGMDIASGLHTLLCDQPELVEAAEKNGRSLHDVRIPTVKYPIANGKKRAGKRCLAVGTDCSVGKMYTTLAMDREMKKQGRKSTFRPTGQTGILIEGNGVPLDAVVADFMAGSVEYITPENDADHWDFIEGQGSLFHASYSGVTMALIHGGQPDALILCHEPTRETMRGLPDYTLPSLEELREMVMPIAKVVNSDCKAVACSINTQHMSEDEALTYLAEVEKQMGIPAVDPFRQGAQRLVEALG comes from the coding sequence ATGTTTGAAGCACCATATTTACTTTTTCTCGGAGATGCTCCTGATGCGCTGGCTGCGAAAATGGCTCAGGGTATCTATGATTGGAGACCTGAAGCTGTTGCAGGTCAGCTGCGTATGGAAGACTGCGGAGCCGATCTCGGAATTAAGGATCTTTCCATTAAAGAAGCGGCTGCAGCTGGCGCAAAAACTCTGGTTATTGGTGTTGTTAACCGCGGCGGAGTTATTTCCGAGGGCTGGAAATCCATATTGGTGGAAGCCCTTGAAGCGGGTATGGATATCGCCTCCGGGTTGCATACCCTGCTGTGTGATCAGCCTGAGCTTGTTGAGGCTGCCGAGAAAAACGGACGTTCCTTGCACGATGTGCGTATTCCTACTGTTAAGTATCCCATTGCAAATGGTAAAAAACGCGCCGGTAAACGTTGTCTTGCCGTGGGTACGGACTGTTCCGTCGGTAAAATGTACACCACTCTCGCCATGGATCGCGAAATGAAAAAACAGGGGCGTAAATCAACTTTTCGTCCCACAGGACAGACCGGGATTCTTATTGAAGGAAACGGCGTACCTCTTGATGCGGTCGTTGCCGACTTCATGGCTGGATCAGTCGAATATATCACCCCTGAAAATGATGCGGATCACTGGGATTTTATTGAAGGACAGGGCAGCCTTTTTCATGCCTCATATTCCGGCGTGACCATGGCCCTTATCCATGGCGGCCAGCCCGACGCTCTCATTCTCTGTCACGAGCCCACCCGTGAAACCATGCGCGGACTGCCTGATTATACTCTGCCTTCTCTTGAAGAATTGCGTGAAATGGTTATGCCCATTGCCAAGGTTGTTAATTCCGATTGTAAGGCTGTTGCCTGTTCTATCAACACCCAGCATATGTCTGAGGACGAGGCTCTTACTTATCTTGCCGAAGTGGAAAAACAGATGGGTATCCCGGCAGTAGATCCTTTCCGTCAGGGTGCACAGCGTCTTGTAGAGGCTCTGGGCTAA
- a CDS encoding cation diffusion facilitator family transporter: MSSSSVSAKLTQDQLAKEKAVFWAIILDAAILAFFAVAGLLSGSMTALSEVIRILLLLTIEIVSYIVLKRAHRGRFVEFEYGIGKIERITNLLVAFGLLLSGMYILSKIFSMEAGTPISTSIMMLAILSAAANLMVNYYFSVAFIRSNEKESSVIISSQIAARIAKTVASIIVLAILMITLWLPDPKSARMVDLFGSLFMVGYMVVIAVGLIRESLPEILDRTIPEPEHYQLLRILARYFDNYDGFNGYKARRSGKDLFILINLGFNPERTIEQIEGLTAPIRAAVETELPGSSVTIEPQIIVQG, encoded by the coding sequence ATGAGTAGCTCTTCCGTTTCTGCAAAATTAACTCAGGATCAGCTTGCCAAGGAAAAGGCCGTGTTCTGGGCAATTATTCTTGATGCCGCTATTCTGGCTTTTTTTGCCGTGGCCGGTTTGCTTTCCGGGTCCATGACCGCATTGTCCGAGGTCATCAGGATTCTGTTGCTGCTGACCATTGAGATTGTTTCTTACATAGTACTCAAGCGTGCCCATCGGGGAAGATTTGTTGAATTCGAGTATGGTATCGGGAAGATTGAGCGTATTACAAATCTGCTGGTGGCTTTTGGGTTGTTGTTAAGCGGCATGTATATTTTATCCAAAATATTTTCCATGGAAGCAGGCACTCCTATTTCCACCAGTATTATGATGCTGGCCATTCTTAGTGCTGCCGCCAACCTCATGGTTAATTATTATTTTTCAGTTGCTTTTATCCGCTCTAATGAAAAGGAAAGTTCGGTAATTATATCATCGCAGATTGCCGCCAGGATTGCCAAAACTGTAGCTTCGATTATCGTGCTGGCGATTCTTATGATAACCCTTTGGCTGCCTGACCCAAAGTCCGCACGAATGGTGGATCTTTTCGGATCTTTGTTCATGGTCGGCTATATGGTGGTTATCGCTGTGGGATTGATCCGGGAGAGCCTTCCCGAAATTCTGGATCGTACAATTCCGGAGCCGGAACATTATCAACTGCTACGCATTTTGGCCCGCTATTTTGACAATTATGACGGTTTTAATGGCTACAAAGCCCGCAGATCCGGTAAGGATTTGTTTATTCTGATTAATCTCGGTTTTAATCCAGAGCGAACAATTGAACAGATTGAAGGGCTTACGGCTCCTATTCGCGCAGCTGTAGAGACTGAGCTGCCGGGTTCGTCAGTGACGATTGAACCGCAGATTATCGTTCAAGGATAG
- a CDS encoding HlyD family secretion protein translates to MKSFLCRKSVTWIVLLLIALLPLPSIISYMQRFVVRNGVVTAYRYEVHAPIDGVVEAMAIVPGMVSQGGAVLKIGNRRTSGQYETLERELLALEERLVVSRRKLDGYMDRLIRDIDQSLAILSARIKGEKAALKEAKHRRDRIAKLVKASVATSEDEDKAESEFLKAEAKVKSTQLEMGQLRHRRGMLAQGMLPNDLSDGALQVQKRINDLEQNILACKRRMSEIENASGTDAAQNTRNTRASVSLPETAVVWEVDVQDGTEVSKGDRLLSYIDRSRLMVEVAVDDATLELVSPGQPVKVRLYGRSEFIEGRVSRVMGSGGIWHSNLFAAGIKARSPRDGRVLVLIDDPQLYGRVEKFCGVGRTAYAEFEGIGLMEQYFGVFLR, encoded by the coding sequence ATGAAGTCTTTTTTGTGCCGTAAGTCTGTTACCTGGATTGTATTGCTTTTAATCGCATTGCTTCCGCTTCCATCCATCATCAGCTACATGCAGCGTTTTGTGGTGCGAAACGGTGTGGTTACCGCCTATCGTTATGAGGTCCATGCGCCAATTGACGGAGTTGTGGAAGCCATGGCCATTGTGCCGGGGATGGTTTCGCAGGGCGGGGCGGTTCTGAAGATAGGTAACCGCAGGACTTCCGGGCAGTATGAGACTCTTGAAAGGGAGCTTCTTGCCCTTGAAGAAAGGCTGGTTGTAAGCCGCAGGAAACTTGATGGCTATATGGATCGTTTAATACGGGATATTGATCAGAGTCTTGCTATTCTTTCGGCTCGGATAAAAGGGGAGAAAGCAGCTTTAAAAGAGGCGAAACACCGTCGTGACCGGATTGCCAAGCTGGTAAAAGCTTCTGTTGCCACCAGTGAAGATGAGGATAAGGCTGAGTCGGAGTTTTTAAAAGCCGAGGCAAAGGTTAAATCCACTCAGCTTGAAATGGGCCAGTTAAGGCACAGGCGGGGAATGCTCGCTCAGGGGATGTTGCCCAACGATCTTTCTGACGGTGCATTGCAGGTGCAAAAGCGTATAAATGATCTGGAGCAGAACATCCTCGCCTGTAAGAGGCGGATGAGTGAAATTGAGAATGCTTCCGGTACTGATGCTGCACAGAATACCCGTAACACCCGTGCATCTGTATCCCTGCCCGAGACTGCCGTGGTCTGGGAAGTGGATGTTCAGGATGGGACGGAGGTCAGTAAGGGAGACAGGCTTCTATCTTATATAGATAGAAGCAGGCTTATGGTTGAGGTGGCTGTGGATGACGCTACACTTGAGCTGGTTAGCCCCGGTCAGCCGGTAAAGGTGCGGCTTTACGGCAGGTCAGAGTTTATTGAAGGCAGAGTCAGCCGGGTCATGGGGTCAGGTGGGATTTGGCATTCCAATCTTTTTGCTGCCGGTATTAAGGCCCGTTCCCCGCGTGACGGGCGGGTGCTGGTGCTGATTGATGACCCGCAGCTTTATGGACGGGTGGAAAAATTTTGCGGAGTCGGGCGCACAGCTTATGCGGAGTTTGAGGGCATAGGTCTTATGGAGCAATATTTCGGAGTATTCTTGCGATGA
- a CDS encoding ABC transporter substrate-binding protein produces MKIVYPDFYPFFSRNNENKMTGIFYEIIREALEKRMHIKVEWENLPWKRCQHNIKNNLADAMITTITPIRMEYSSTHPYPLFIQSVNIFTYKGHEDLKEIEQLKNFNEIYEAGFSIITYLGNGWIERNAESIGIKVHKVTQRDKVWKMLALKRGDIVIEWPGGAWPEIHKFNLKEHIQQTDAVINSVPFHLLIGNKSPYRHILPGFNITIRKMIEDGTIRKITEKYLPSK; encoded by the coding sequence ATGAAAATAGTATATCCTGACTTTTACCCTTTTTTCAGCCGGAACAATGAAAACAAAATGACCGGAATCTTCTACGAAATCATCAGGGAGGCTCTGGAAAAAAGGATGCATATAAAGGTAGAATGGGAAAATTTGCCATGGAAACGCTGTCAGCATAACATCAAAAACAACTTAGCAGACGCAATGATCACAACCATAACCCCTATAAGGATGGAATATTCCAGCACTCATCCATACCCACTTTTTATTCAATCAGTGAATATCTTTACGTACAAAGGGCATGAGGATTTAAAAGAAATTGAGCAACTCAAAAATTTCAATGAAATATACGAAGCGGGCTTTTCCATAATTACATATCTTGGAAACGGCTGGATTGAACGAAACGCGGAATCAATCGGCATCAAGGTCCATAAAGTAACCCAGCGCGACAAAGTATGGAAAATGCTGGCCCTGAAACGCGGTGATATAGTCATCGAATGGCCCGGAGGAGCATGGCCGGAGATACATAAATTCAATCTCAAAGAACACATCCAGCAAACAGATGCGGTGATAAACTCAGTACCCTTTCATCTGTTAATCGGAAACAAATCCCCTTACAGACACATTTTGCCGGGATTCAACATTACAATCAGGAAAATGATAGAGGACGGAACAATTCGTAAAATTACAGAGAAATACCTGCCCTCAAAATAA
- a CDS encoding ABC transporter substrate-binding protein, with the protein MKKVFLLILSILFLNSVAAFGAEKITALTEEWAPYSYEENGKLVGLSVDLVVQILNRAGIEHELSIKPWKRAYNETLKNKNTILFTTSHTDKRKDLFKWVGPLFPRRVVLYRLKKNAHIKVNSFEDLKRYRIGAVRGGAVEELLISKGFKHGINFDEADSGKQNILKLFMGRIELIPGSEISIAHRMKSTPHKLNDMEQVFTLINKGGYYIAVNKETSDELVARIQKAFDSLIAEGARDKIIKEYLVDQD; encoded by the coding sequence ATGAAAAAGGTGTTTCTTTTAATACTGTCCATTCTTTTCTTAAATTCTGTCGCTGCCTTTGGTGCTGAGAAAATAACTGCTCTGACCGAGGAGTGGGCTCCTTATAGTTATGAAGAGAATGGAAAACTGGTCGGTTTAAGTGTTGATCTTGTAGTTCAAATTCTTAATCGGGCTGGCATTGAGCATGAATTGAGTATTAAGCCATGGAAGCGGGCTTATAATGAAACATTGAAGAACAAAAATACCATTTTATTTACGACCAGTCATACTGACAAGCGTAAGGATTTGTTCAAGTGGGTCGGTCCCTTGTTTCCGCGTAGGGTTGTTTTGTACCGCTTAAAGAAGAATGCGCATATTAAGGTCAATTCTTTTGAAGACTTAAAAAGGTACAGAATTGGTGCTGTCCGCGGCGGGGCAGTCGAGGAGTTGCTGATTTCAAAAGGATTTAAGCATGGAATCAATTTTGATGAAGCAGATTCGGGAAAACAGAATATTCTAAAATTGTTTATGGGGCGGATTGAACTTATTCCCGGCTCGGAAATAAGTATAGCGCACCGAATGAAAAGTACTCCGCATAAGCTAAATGATATGGAGCAGGTCTTTACGTTGATCAATAAAGGTGGCTACTACATTGCCGTTAATAAAGAGACTTCTGATGAACTCGTGGCCCGAATTCAAAAAGCTTTTGATTCTTTGATCGCTGAGGGGGCACGGGACAAAATCATAAAAGAATATCTGGTAGACCAAGATTAG
- a CDS encoding RidA family protein, with product MTKKIIDTPNAPAAIGPYSQAVATGDLLFTSGALPIDPATGKMVEGSIEDRAHQVFKNLSAVAEEAGTSLDNAVKTTVYLADIADFQAVNGVYGEYFNKPFPARSAFQVAALPLGSDIEVEAIINLK from the coding sequence ATGACCAAAAAAATCATCGACACTCCCAACGCTCCCGCCGCTATCGGCCCCTACTCTCAGGCTGTCGCAACAGGCGATCTTCTCTTTACTTCCGGCGCATTGCCCATTGATCCGGCAACCGGGAAAATGGTTGAAGGCAGCATCGAAGACCGCGCTCACCAGGTTTTTAAAAACCTCAGCGCAGTAGCAGAAGAGGCCGGAACCTCTCTGGACAATGCAGTCAAAACCACCGTCTACCTCGCTGACATTGCTGACTTTCAAGCAGTAAACGGCGTATATGGTGAATATTTTAACAAGCCCTTCCCTGCCCGTAGCGCATTTCAGGTAGCAGCACTGCCCCTCGGCTCGGACATCGAAGTTGAAGCAATCATCAACCTTAAATAA
- a CDS encoding D-cysteine desulfhydrase encodes MNLAKFSRRGYVQSATPIEAAPAFSEALGGKVNIFIKRDDLLPGCSGGNKTRKLDFCIADAIDNGADTIITCGAVQSNHARLTLSWAVKEGMDCHLILEERVKGSYKPEASGNNFLFQIMGVKSIDVVPGGSDMMGEMKKLAAKLEAEGKKPYIIPGGASNTIGATGYVSCAEETLQQLFEMGLNIDHMVVPSGSAGTHAGIVVGMHGCNANIPVSGVNVSRPKDVQEGIVHKLAEETAERVGVKGGIPAEAVECFDSYVGPGYSLPTDSMVEAVKLLASTEGILLDPVYSGKAMAGLVDLVRKGHFPEGSNVLFLHTGGSPALYAYLDTFRD; translated from the coding sequence ATGAACCTCGCTAAATTTTCCCGTCGTGGTTATGTTCAGTCCGCAACTCCCATCGAAGCTGCTCCGGCTTTCTCCGAAGCTCTTGGTGGTAAAGTAAACATCTTCATCAAACGTGATGACCTGCTCCCCGGTTGCTCCGGCGGTAACAAGACCCGTAAGCTCGACTTCTGCATCGCTGATGCTATCGACAACGGTGCTGACACCATCATCACCTGCGGTGCTGTTCAGTCAAACCATGCCCGCCTGACCCTTTCCTGGGCAGTAAAAGAAGGTATGGATTGCCACCTGATCCTCGAAGAGCGCGTTAAAGGCAGCTACAAACCTGAAGCTTCCGGTAATAACTTCCTCTTCCAGATCATGGGCGTTAAATCCATCGACGTAGTCCCCGGCGGCTCCGACATGATGGGCGAAATGAAAAAACTGGCTGCAAAGCTGGAAGCTGAAGGCAAAAAACCTTACATCATCCCCGGCGGCGCATCCAACACCATCGGTGCTACCGGTTATGTTTCCTGCGCAGAAGAAACCTTGCAGCAGCTCTTCGAAATGGGCCTCAACATCGACCACATGGTTGTACCTTCCGGTTCCGCAGGAACCCACGCAGGTATCGTTGTAGGTATGCACGGCTGCAACGCCAACATCCCCGTATCCGGTGTTAACGTAAGCCGTCCCAAAGACGTTCAGGAAGGCATCGTTCACAAGCTGGCAGAAGAAACTGCTGAGCGCGTAGGCGTTAAAGGCGGAATCCCCGCTGAAGCAGTTGAATGCTTTGATTCTTACGTCGGCCCCGGCTACTCCCTGCCCACCGATTCCATGGTTGAAGCTGTTAAACTTCTCGCTTCCACCGAAGGTATCCTGCTTGACCCCGTATACTCCGGTAAAGCAATGGCCGGTCTCGTAGACCTCGTCCGCAAAGGACACTTCCCCGAAGGTTCCAACGTACTCTTCCTGCATACCGGCGGCTCCCCCGCTCTTTATGCATACCTGGACACCTTCCGCGACTAA
- a CDS encoding TRAP transporter substrate-binding protein has protein sequence MSRISAMLIALVAVLVMSTAAFAGPTVIKLAHPNVPQHPMGQAFEKFKELVETRTDGKFRVDIYDSSKFGNFDAVVQGLQFNMLQMGSASTPNLAPFSDDFLIFDLPFLFPTYESADLITDGPIGMTAAKALEKTGIIGLGYIEIGFRNLWNNQRTVKTLADAKGLKIRSTPSKAHIATLKALGINPTPISWGEVYTALQQKTVDGIDIDLNLAWHNNFPEVNNNLTIVNSLYSPHLVMMSKRFLDSLDDADKVIVLEAFEEAKLYERKLIRDGEKEIMAKLADKGVTVYTLTPEERANWAEATKGVYTQFEKRIGKDLIERAKATIAAGK, from the coding sequence ATGTCTCGTATTTCCGCAATGCTGATCGCTCTCGTGGCTGTTCTGGTTATGTCCACCGCCGCGTTTGCAGGTCCCACTGTAATTAAACTGGCCCACCCCAACGTTCCCCAGCATCCCATGGGTCAGGCTTTTGAAAAATTCAAAGAACTCGTTGAAACTCGCACTGACGGCAAGTTCCGTGTTGATATCTACGACAGCTCCAAATTCGGTAACTTCGACGCAGTAGTTCAGGGCCTGCAGTTCAACATGCTTCAGATGGGCTCCGCATCCACTCCGAACCTTGCACCTTTTTCCGATGATTTCCTGATCTTCGACCTGCCCTTCCTGTTCCCCACTTACGAGTCTGCCGACCTCATCACCGACGGTCCTATCGGCATGACCGCAGCTAAAGCACTGGAAAAAACCGGCATCATCGGCCTCGGCTACATTGAAATCGGTTTCCGTAACCTCTGGAACAACCAGCGCACCGTTAAGACTCTTGCTGATGCAAAAGGTCTCAAAATCCGTTCCACTCCTTCTAAAGCACACATCGCAACTCTGAAGGCTCTCGGCATCAACCCCACTCCTATTTCCTGGGGTGAAGTATACACCGCTTTGCAGCAGAAAACTGTTGACGGCATCGACATCGACCTGAACCTTGCATGGCACAACAACTTCCCCGAAGTTAACAACAACCTGACCATCGTTAACTCCCTGTACTCCCCCCACCTCGTTATGATGTCCAAGCGTTTCCTCGATTCTCTCGACGATGCTGACAAAGTCATCGTTCTCGAAGCTTTCGAAGAAGCCAAACTTTACGAGCGTAAACTCATCCGTGACGGCGAAAAAGAAATCATGGCTAAACTGGCCGACAAAGGCGTGACTGTTTACACTCTCACTCCTGAAGAACGTGCTAACTGGGCTGAAGCTACCAAAGGCGTATACACCCAGTTCGAAAAACGTATCGGTAAAGACCTGATTGAAAGAGCTAAAGCTACTATCGCAGCTGGCAAATAA
- a CDS encoding TRAP transporter small permease — translation MSKNLFDKVEGVVSSSCLAGMALIIAVQVFMRYVLQSSLDWSEELARYLFIWSVYVGCSYATQKDRHLEVTILRNFGGPTVAKYVTLIAYVLTIGFCACTAVWGFQMVDFLAGTGQKTPALEIQMYWVFLSVPVGMSFMAIRTAERVLAIIRGEIKFASPVEK, via the coding sequence ATGAGTAAAAATTTATTCGATAAAGTCGAAGGGGTCGTATCATCCTCCTGTCTCGCAGGCATGGCCCTGATCATCGCAGTTCAGGTCTTCATGCGCTACGTCCTGCAAAGTTCGCTGGACTGGTCTGAAGAACTGGCTCGCTACCTCTTCATCTGGTCCGTCTATGTAGGTTGCAGCTACGCGACCCAGAAAGACCGCCACCTTGAAGTAACCATCCTCCGCAACTTCGGCGGCCCCACCGTTGCGAAGTACGTAACCCTTATAGCCTACGTACTCACCATCGGATTCTGTGCCTGCACCGCAGTCTGGGGATTCCAGATGGTTGACTTCCTTGCCGGCACTGGCCAGAAGACTCCGGCCCTTGAAATTCAGATGTACTGGGTCTTCCTTAGTGTTCCCGTCGGTATGAGTTTCATGGCCATCCGCACCGCAGAGCGCGTGCTCGCCATTATCCGTGGAGAGATTAAATTCGCCTCCCCGGTGGAAAAATAG
- a CDS encoding TRAP transporter large permease produces MDTAVLLTFLSLASFLFLSVPIGVAIGMSVIVGIWAGDMLPYEFLIQKMVTSLDVFPLMAVPFFIMAGEIMQKGSMAQRLLTVSKSLVGHITGGMAHISILTSMFYGALSGSAPATVAAVGGIMVPSMKKEGYSTSFSTAVNTAAGCLGVMIPPSVPLIIYGTTAGVSVGDLFIAGVLPGIFVGLCLMACSYFLSKKYGYTGSGERATFKEIMVALKDSIVALMVPLIVLGGIYGGLTTPTEAGVIAVLYAFVAEGLVLRTLSWSKVTEIFKGTALTTASIFLVVATATALGQILLFYNVPDMLVNFLVGVSDNKYVLIPIILVFLLIMGTFMDALANILILTPLLLPVVKVLGMNPIHFGIVMIVCASMGFLTPPVGVNLFVGCSIGNISIEKLSAAVMPFLFTMILALLVIVFFPPLALWLPGL; encoded by the coding sequence ATGGATACTGCAGTCCTCCTTACATTTCTTTCCCTCGCATCGTTTCTGTTCCTGAGCGTGCCCATCGGCGTAGCTATCGGAATGAGCGTAATCGTGGGTATCTGGGCAGGCGACATGCTGCCCTACGAGTTCCTGATTCAGAAAATGGTCACATCTCTTGATGTATTCCCACTCATGGCTGTCCCGTTCTTCATTATGGCGGGTGAGATCATGCAGAAGGGTAGTATGGCCCAGCGCCTGCTGACCGTTTCCAAGAGCCTCGTCGGCCACATTACCGGCGGTATGGCCCACATTTCCATCCTTACCAGCATGTTCTACGGAGCATTGTCCGGTTCAGCACCTGCAACCGTTGCGGCTGTTGGCGGAATCATGGTCCCCTCCATGAAAAAAGAAGGCTACAGCACCTCCTTCTCCACTGCCGTCAACACCGCAGCAGGTTGTCTGGGCGTTATGATTCCGCCCAGTGTTCCGCTGATCATTTACGGAACCACTGCCGGTGTATCTGTCGGTGACCTGTTCATCGCAGGTGTTCTTCCCGGCATCTTCGTTGGTCTCTGTCTCATGGCATGCAGCTACTTTCTTTCCAAGAAGTACGGCTACACCGGTTCCGGTGAGCGCGCTACCTTCAAAGAAATCATGGTTGCTCTCAAAGACTCCATCGTGGCTCTCATGGTTCCGCTCATCGTTCTCGGCGGTATTTACGGCGGTCTGACCACCCCCACCGAGGCAGGCGTTATCGCGGTTCTCTACGCCTTTGTTGCTGAAGGACTTGTGCTGCGCACCCTGAGCTGGAGCAAGGTAACTGAAATCTTCAAGGGTACTGCCCTGACCACCGCATCCATCTTTCTGGTGGTTGCAACAGCAACTGCGCTTGGTCAGATCCTACTCTTTTACAATGTGCCCGACATGCTCGTTAACTTCCTCGTTGGAGTTTCCGATAACAAGTACGTTCTCATCCCGATCATTCTGGTATTCCTGCTGATCATGGGTACTTTCATGGACGCACTGGCAAACATCCTGATCCTGACTCCGCTGCTCCTGCCCGTAGTCAAGGTTCTGGGCATGAACCCGATTCACTTCGGTATCGTCATGATCGTCTGTGCTTCCATGGGCTTCCTGACTCCTCCGGTTGGCGTTAACCTCTTCGTAGGTTGCAGTATCGGTAACATCAGCATTGAAAAACTCAGTGCCGCAGTTATGCCCTTCCTGTTCACCATGATTCTGGCACTTCTTGTCATTGTCTTCTTCCCGCCCTTGGCACTCTGGCTGCCCGGGCTGTAA